The following coding sequences are from one Nymphalis io chromosome 17, ilAglIoxx1.1, whole genome shotgun sequence window:
- the LOC126774662 gene encoding alpha-protein kinase 1-like has product MEPVVQYSQKDPLYDPSHDHTENTGVNRNEIFAQPKILNVHDQDPESSFGLPYGALPTAPLYSEDVHPHYIDGPEPIIEIIIKESNESLPAPPPAPIQKKKKEPVQVFYVKYSKDPHSKDKVVYEKPIPAITPPSNDEDNHHEEYVTVTPEPLYIPAQTTTLRAIIKPESEIYHSNSNVKITFGKENHHYGNRHEDNSQHEDREETAPRPAIALPNQRLSEGPSERSVSPRPQFNDHDTKHPSSQTYQFGQQAQNRIQFQQPFINHEPQLPRQGPSVAPFRGQIPRQNPFGSSPSLSPRPAFSSVSPSPNNHFANIAPTIPGPVGPVFPTFSRPNNQPPFHVRPSNAPPFGTRQHFPPRTSFHSGPQRPFHQSPQPQPYFDEAKYLQENYHTITTDQVDPPKLQLLPNRQTQNFNQSPKPSANPSQVHFSDHQSRPQQLIPYNQQLPQQRPAHVFDTNKPSFSITPSRSPFFNLKPSPPHIEENRTPFQRQPNTHTSHQHASFHLGSQSLNQQSQENSHIQNSFPGINSPLPSPSPSPLTPGHNQFLPQPSSPPLYNFHSQSSPIANQPSFHQHTSVTERPQNQQNFPTTPNAEHQHNINQFVPNGGELVAAIPKYEQHITVNGANSDSDFKGLNILSQPTPTPNDAAHQQQQQVTQDQSQYFDAEQQQVRLQLAQNVRKQQEEIQRLQNQLQYAQQQHQQQQHQQKQQHQQQQQLQQQQQQQEQQQQHQQQHQQQQQQQQQHQQQQQQLQKQHQQQQHQQQYQQHQQQQQQNTQYDQNYSQYQHQVQQSISNPQYVQERTRQQPAYVSSTASPAYYQSTTRTVEIKPTTQKYVSSTVNTISSASETNKDENKKRPAIELPDEVPDDLRQQLLSSGILDNADISVLDYDKVGETPLESLPPDQLANFFSAGGGQQIASSEHRPIVVKQNGDSIESRIDENADDDDDQDIAASENIPSYVAPAPTQKQGVEMKVVHFDPKTPEGQKIANDYVKEDATQVDPVALNDKKYNRYLPLKVSGNQFPLPDVLKGRKITSVVVLAPVQTDPLTGEHTRAERATSDSLRGIKFVAGDSLHDLLRKPTKDNFEKWLNIEKKTASDEQSVILLVTGNEEPSEEREIFMYDVASGTVNKLSGELSNAFVEAAENNSLSKDFEKLAIEGEGTPENFNKEPKDAVADGSEHVPLFVDLSGVSVDNDNNRVLISSGYSKTKRGRSIRRH; this is encoded by the exons ATGGAACCAGTTGTACAATACTCTCAAAAAGATCCGTTGTATGATCCCAGTCATGATCATACAGAAAACACGGGTGTTAATAGAAATGAGATATTTGCCCAACCGAAAATACTTAACGTTCATGATCAAGATCCTGAAAGTTCTTTTGGTCTTCCTTATGGTGCATTGCCCACTGCCCCACTATACAGCGAAGATGTTCACCCACACTACATTGATGGTCCAGAAcctataattgaaattattattaaagaatccAACGAGTCGTTACCAGCACCACCTCCTGCTCCAattcaaaagaagaaaaagGAACCAGTTcaagtattttatgtaaaatacagCAAGGATCCCCATTCTAAGGATAAAGTTGTGTACGAAAAGCCTATACCAGCAATAACACCCCCATCTAATGATGAAGATAACCACCACGAAGAATACGTCACAGTTACTCCTGAACCTTTGTACATTCCCGCGCAAACAACTACATTAAGAGCTATTATAAAGCCAGAGTCGGAAATTtatcacagtaacagtaacgTCAAAATTACTTTTGGAAAAGAAAATCATCACTATGGTAATAGACACGAAGATAACTCACAACACGAAGATCGCGAAGAAACGGCACCGAGACCAGCAATCGCTTTGCCTAATCAACGTTTGAGCGAAGGTCCGTCAGAACGATCGGTTTCTCCTAGACCACAATTTAATGATCATGACACAAAACATCCTAGTTCACAAACCTATCAATTTGGACAACAGGCTCAAAATCGCATACAATTCCAACAACCATTTATTAACCATGAACCCCAGCTACCAAGACAAGGACCTTCAGTTGCTCCCTTCAGAGGTCAAATACCACGCCAAAATCCTTTTGGTTCGTCTCCATCACTTAGCCCTCGTCCTGCTTTTTCAAGCGTATCTCCAAGTCCTAACAATCATTTTGCAAATATTGCTCCTACTATCCCCGGACCAGTTGGCCCAGTTTTTCCAACGTTCTCAAGACCAAATAATCAACCTCCATTCCATGTTCGTCCAAGCAATGCACCTCCTTTTGGCACAAGACAACATTTTCCACCTAGAACTAGTTTCCATTCTGGCCCTCAACGACCATTCCATCAATCTCCCCAACCACAACCATACTTCGACGAAgctaaatatttacaagaaaattATCACACAATAACAACAGATCAAGTGGACCCTCCGAAACTTCAACTACTACCTAACAGACAGACTCAAAACTTCAACCAAAGCCCTAAGCCTAGTGCTAATCCATCTCAAGTTCATTTTTCTGATCATCAATCTCGACCTCAACAGCTAATTCCTTACAATCAGCAGCTACCACAACAAAGACCTGCTCACGTCTTTGATACAAACAAACCCTCGTTCTCGATAACGCCAAGCAGATCAccattctttaatttaaaaccatCTCCACCCCATATTGAAGAAAACCGGACTCCATTCCAGCGTCAACCAAATACTCATACTTCTCACCAACATGCCAGCTTCCATCTCGGCTCACAGTCATTAAATCAACAATCTCAAGAGAATAGTCATATCCAAAACTCATTTCCAGGAATAAACTCTCCATTGCCATCACCTTCACCCTCTCCATTAACCCCTGGCCACAATCAATTTTTACCACAACCCTCTTCCCCGCCTTTATATAACTTTCATTCACAATCTTCTCCAATTGCCAATCAGCCGAGTTTCCACCAACACACTTCTGTGACAGAACGACCTCAAAACCAACAAAACTTCCCAACGACACCAAATGCAGAACATCAACATAATATTAACCAGTTCGTACCGAACGGTGGGGAATTAGTGGCTGCTATACCAAAATATGAACAACACATAACGGTGAATGGAGCTAATTCTGATTCTGACTTCAaaggattaaatattttaagtcaacCAACACCGACGCCTAATGATGCTGCtcatcaacaacaacaacaagtaACACAAGATCAATCACAATATTTTGATGCAGAGCAACAACAAGTGAGATTGCAACTAGCGCAAAATGTAAGAAAACAACAAGAAGAAATTCAACGCTTGCAAAATCAATTACAATACGCTCAACAACAACATCAACAGCAACAACATCAACAAAAACAACAACACCAACAACAGCAGCAATTACAGCAACAGCAGCAACAACAGGAGCAACAACAACAGCACCAACAGCAGCACCAACAGCAACAACAACAGCAGCAGCAacatcaacaacaacaacaacagctaCAGAAGCAACATCAACAACAGCAGCACcaacaacaataccaacaacatcaacaacaacaacagcaaaATACTCAATACGATCAAAACTACAGTCAATATCAACACCAAGTACAACAAAGTATATCAAATCCTCAATACGTTCAAGAAAGGACAAGACAACAGCCTGCGTATGTTTCAAGTACGGCATCTCCTGCTTACTACCAATCTACAACTAGAACTGTAGAAATAAAACCGACAACACAAAAATACGTTTCATCAACTGTAAATACTATTAGCAGTGCATCAGAAACAAACAAAGACGAAAATAAAAAGAGACCTGCAATTGAACTGCCCGATGAAGTTCCAGATGATTTACGACAACAATTATTGTCATCCGGTATTTTAGATAATGCTGACATTAGTGTTCTTGACTATGACAAAGTAGGTGAAACGCCTCTTGAATCGTTGCCACCGGATCAATTAGCAAACTTCTTTAGTGCTGGGGGTGGTCAACAAATAGCTTCTAGTGAGCATAGACCTATTGTTGTAAAGCAAAACGGTGACAGCATTGAGTCCAGAATAGATGAAAATGCAGATGATGATGACGATCAAGATATAGCTGCTTCAGAAAATATTCCAAGTTATGTAGCTCCAGCACCTACTCAAAAACAAGGCGTAGAAATGAAAGTTGTACATTTTGATCCAAAAACACCAGAAGGACAAAAAATAGCGAACGATTATGTAAAAGAAGATGCTACCCAAGTAGATCCAGTTGCTTTAAATGACAAGAAATATAATAGATATCTGCCCCTTAAAGTTAGCGGCAATCAGTTTCCATTACCCGATGTGTTAAAAGGACGAAAAATAACTTCAGTTGTTGTATTAGCTCCAGTACAAACAGATCCATTAACTGGTGAACATACAAGGGCAGAGCGCGCGACTAGTGACAGTTTAAGAGGAATCAAATTTGTTGCCGGTGATAgcttacatgatttattaagaaaacCAACAAAAGACAACTTTGAAAAATGGTTAAACATTGAGAAGAAAACTGCTTCAGATGAACAATCTGTTATCCTTCTTGTCACAGG aaatgAGGAACCTTCAGAAGAAAgggaaatatttatgtatgacgTTGCATCAGGCACTGTTAACAAGCTTAGCGGTGAACTATCTAACGCATTCGTCGAGGCAGCCGAAAATAACTCACTGAGCAAAGATTTTGAAAAGTTAGCTATTGAAGGAGAAGGCACTccagaaaattttaataaggaaCCTAAAGATGCGGTTGCAGATGGTTCTGAACATGTGCCATTATTTGTAGATTTATCAGGAGTCAGTGTAGACAATGACAATAATCGAGTATTAATATCATCAGGATATAGTAAAACAAAACGCGGCCGATCTATCCGAAGACATTAA